A genomic window from Gemmatimonadaceae bacterium includes:
- the coaBC gene encoding bifunctional phosphopantothenoylcysteine decarboxylase/phosphopantothenate--cysteine ligase CoaBC: protein MRPFDGRRILLGVTGGIASYKSAWLARLLTQAGAQVDVVLTRSAREFIGSVTFEALTGRPVHSVLIGDGHALDHLRLAREAELFIVAPATADFLARAAHGHADELLSAALLAAECPVLLVPAMNDRMWANAAVQANCAALAAQGKHVLEPGVGPLASPDEGAGQGRMQEPETILAHAARLLEAPGRLNGRRVVVTAGPTREALDPVRYLSNHSTGKQGVALAEAAWRRGADVVLVHGPLQVPLPVGARSVAVESTEEMAAAVATEIASADVLVMAAAPADFRAAEVASAKIKKSGRAPTLELVETPDVLRSTMKARKKGMLAVGFALETDDLAENAKKKLEAKGLAMVVANSAREAGAGFGYDTNRVTIFAADGSVDELALMSKRDTADAILDRVEARL from the coding sequence GTGCGCCCGTTTGACGGCCGCCGCATCCTGCTCGGGGTCACGGGCGGGATCGCCAGTTACAAATCGGCCTGGCTCGCCCGCCTGCTCACGCAGGCCGGGGCCCAAGTAGACGTGGTCCTCACGCGCTCGGCGCGTGAGTTCATCGGGAGCGTCACGTTCGAGGCGCTCACCGGCCGCCCCGTGCACAGCGTCCTCATCGGGGACGGGCACGCGCTCGATCATCTCCGGCTGGCACGCGAGGCCGAGCTGTTCATCGTCGCTCCCGCGACGGCCGACTTCCTCGCCCGCGCAGCGCACGGCCACGCCGACGAGCTCCTCTCGGCAGCCCTGTTGGCCGCTGAGTGCCCCGTGCTGCTCGTGCCGGCGATGAACGACCGGATGTGGGCCAATGCGGCCGTGCAGGCCAACTGTGCCGCGCTGGCCGCTCAAGGCAAGCACGTGCTTGAGCCTGGCGTCGGCCCGCTGGCCTCACCGGACGAAGGAGCCGGGCAGGGGCGTATGCAGGAGCCTGAGACCATCCTCGCGCACGCAGCGCGCCTGCTGGAGGCACCGGGCCGCCTCAACGGGCGGCGGGTCGTGGTCACGGCCGGCCCCACGCGCGAGGCGCTGGACCCGGTGCGCTACCTAAGCAATCACAGCACGGGCAAGCAGGGCGTGGCATTGGCCGAGGCGGCGTGGCGTCGCGGGGCCGACGTGGTGCTGGTCCACGGGCCACTGCAGGTGCCTTTGCCGGTGGGAGCGCGGAGCGTCGCAGTCGAGTCGACCGAGGAAATGGCCGCGGCAGTCGCGACTGAGATTGCCTCGGCCGACGTCCTCGTAATGGCCGCCGCACCCGCCGACTTCCGTGCGGCCGAAGTCGCCAGCGCAAAGATCAAGAAGTCCGGCCGCGCGCCGACGCTTGAGTTGGTCGAGACGCCGGACGTGCTGCGCAGCACGATGAAGGCGCGAAAGAAGGGAATGCTCGCCGTGGGTTTTGCGCTCGAGACCGACGACCTCGCCGAGAACGCGAAGAAGAAGCTCGAGGCCAAGGGGCTGGCGATGGTCGTGGCCAACAGCGCACGCGAAGCCGGCGCCGGTTTCGGCTACGACACCAACCGCGTCACGATCTTCGCGGCGGATGGTTCCGTGGACGAGCTGGCGCTGATGTCCAAGCGCGACACTGCCGATGCGATCCTCGACCGCGTCGAGGCTCGGCTGTGA
- a CDS encoding phosphoglycerate kinase → MNTKTIKDLKPAELAGKRALVRVDFNVPLTEDGRVADDTRIRAAVPTIQTLVKAGARVVLCSHLGRPKGKPEPKYSLAPVAPRLVELLGKAVSFVPHVVGAEAEAATRALKDGEVCLLENTRFEAGEEKNDAALSAAFAKLGDLYVNDAFGAAHRAHASTEGVATLLKPAVAGLLMQKELDYLGGALEKPKRPFIAILGGSKISGKIDVIEALLPKVDGILIGGAMACTFYKAMGLETGKSLVEPDRVEMAKDLMERAAFRLSIPHDATVAPAIAEGAKAHAVKRDEIPAGEAMLDIGPDSAASYARAIASAKTIIWNGPMGVFETPPFDKGTTTIAQAMVDATKKGATTIVGGGDSAAAVEAAGLATAMSHVSTGGGASLEFLEGKVLPGVAALDQR, encoded by the coding sequence ATGAACACGAAGACGATCAAGGACCTGAAGCCGGCGGAACTCGCGGGCAAGCGGGCCCTCGTGCGCGTGGACTTCAACGTCCCGCTCACGGAGGACGGCCGCGTCGCCGACGACACGCGGATCCGTGCCGCCGTCCCGACGATTCAGACGCTGGTGAAGGCAGGCGCGCGCGTCGTGCTCTGCTCGCATCTCGGGCGCCCGAAAGGCAAGCCCGAGCCCAAGTACTCGCTGGCGCCGGTGGCGCCGCGCCTCGTTGAGCTGCTCGGCAAGGCGGTGAGCTTCGTGCCGCACGTCGTGGGCGCCGAGGCCGAGGCGGCGACGAGGGCGCTCAAGGACGGCGAGGTCTGCCTCCTCGAGAACACGCGCTTCGAGGCCGGCGAAGAGAAGAACGACGCGGCACTCAGCGCGGCCTTCGCCAAGCTCGGGGATCTCTATGTCAATGACGCCTTCGGCGCGGCGCATCGCGCGCACGCGAGCACCGAGGGCGTGGCCACGCTGCTGAAGCCGGCAGTCGCCGGCCTGCTGATGCAGAAGGAGCTCGACTACCTCGGCGGTGCGCTCGAGAAGCCGAAGCGTCCGTTCATCGCGATCCTTGGCGGCAGCAAGATTTCCGGCAAGATCGACGTCATCGAAGCGCTGCTGCCCAAGGTCGATGGCATCCTGATCGGCGGCGCGATGGCCTGCACGTTCTACAAGGCGATGGGCTTGGAGACGGGCAAGTCGCTGGTCGAGCCGGACCGGGTGGAGATGGCGAAGGACCTGATGGAGCGCGCCGCGTTCCGTCTCTCGATTCCGCACGATGCCACGGTGGCGCCGGCCATCGCCGAGGGCGCCAAGGCGCACGCCGTCAAGCGCGACGAGATCCCTGCGGGCGAGGCGATGCTCGATATCGGGCCCGACTCGGCGGCGAGCTACGCGCGGGCCATCGCCAGCGCCAAGACAATCATCTGGAATGGCCCGATGGGCGTGTTCGAGACGCCGCCGTTCGACAAGGGCACGACTACCATCGCACAGGCGATGGTGGACGCAACCAAGAAGGGGGCCACGACGATAGTGGGTGGCGGCGACTCGGCGGCGGCCGTCGAGGCCGCTGGCCTCGCGACGGCGATGTCGCACGTTTCCACCGGCGGTGGGGCGTCGCTGGAGTTCCTGGAAGGGAAGGTGCTACCCGGGGTGGCAGCCTTGGATCAGCGCTAA
- a CDS encoding ComF family protein, whose amino-acid sequence MLAAGFLQLLLPRACAACDALLADHEPGVVCGQCWARVPLLPAPHCLRCGHPRPPRGACPVCPLLARFIRAARSYCWLPHPTSSAIVGALKYEGWTAVAEAIAERMARLPWPRDVVAERAALLPVPLAPTKERARGFNQAALVARAVARRWGLPAWEDVLERTRATPSQTSLTPGERLANVHRAFACADGAAERIAGRHLILVDDVLTTGATLNACATALFEAGARTLSFLTFGRARTSADRR is encoded by the coding sequence GTGCTTGCCGCCGGCTTCCTCCAACTCCTCCTGCCGCGGGCCTGCGCGGCCTGTGACGCGCTGCTCGCGGATCACGAGCCGGGCGTCGTCTGCGGGCAGTGCTGGGCCCGCGTGCCGTTGCTACCGGCGCCGCACTGCCTGCGCTGCGGGCATCCGAGGCCACCGCGCGGCGCCTGCCCGGTGTGTCCGCTGTTGGCACGATTCATCCGAGCGGCGCGGTCGTACTGCTGGCTGCCGCACCCGACCAGCAGTGCCATCGTCGGGGCGCTGAAGTACGAGGGCTGGACCGCGGTCGCCGAGGCGATCGCGGAGCGGATGGCGCGCCTGCCCTGGCCGCGCGACGTGGTGGCGGAGCGTGCGGCGCTGCTGCCGGTGCCGCTGGCGCCCACCAAGGAGCGGGCGCGCGGCTTCAATCAGGCGGCGCTGGTGGCGCGGGCGGTGGCGCGGCGCTGGGGCCTGCCCGCGTGGGAGGACGTGCTCGAGCGGACGCGGGCGACGCCGTCGCAGACCTCGTTGACTCCCGGGGAGCGCTTGGCGAACGTTCACCGCGCGTTCGCCTGTGCGGACGGAGCGGCGGAGCGGATCGCCGGCCGCCACCTGATCCTCGTGGACGACGTGCTCACCACGGGCGCGACCCTCAACGCCTGCGCTACGGCGCTGTTCGAGGCGGGGGCGCGCACCTTGAGTTTCCTGACTTTCGGCCGGGCCCGCACCAGCGCGGACCGCCGCTGA
- a CDS encoding threonylcarbamoyl-AMP synthase, producing MPEPRGLPFWSAEEIDSAIAPALAHLRDGGILAYPTETLYGFGTMIDNDAVERLVTLKRRPPAKPFLLLISDTPMLARIGLHLTQPASMLAARHWPGPLTLVLPGGERRIPDRLRGPEGGVAVRWTPHPGLQRLIAALGDPITSTSANRPGEPAATAAREVLRDFGSAIASGSVMLLDAGQLPTDTPSTVVDCTGKRPRVIRPGAIPASVLRESVPDLVGDR from the coding sequence ATGCCTGAACCGCGGGGTCTCCCGTTCTGGTCAGCCGAGGAGATCGACTCGGCCATCGCGCCGGCCCTGGCGCACCTGCGCGACGGTGGGATCCTCGCGTACCCGACGGAAACGCTGTACGGCTTCGGGACGATGATCGACAACGACGCGGTCGAGCGGCTGGTGACGCTCAAGCGTCGCCCGCCCGCCAAGCCGTTCCTGCTCCTGATCTCCGATACCCCGATGCTCGCGCGCATCGGGCTGCACCTGACGCAGCCGGCCTCGATGCTTGCGGCGCGGCACTGGCCTGGACCGCTGACGCTGGTCCTGCCTGGCGGCGAGCGCCGGATTCCCGATCGGCTGCGCGGGCCGGAGGGCGGCGTGGCCGTGCGCTGGACGCCACATCCCGGGCTCCAACGTTTGATTGCAGCCCTCGGCGACCCTATCACCAGCACCAGCGCAAACCGTCCCGGCGAACCCGCCGCTACCGCCGCGCGCGAGGTGCTGCGCGACTTCGGCTCTGCCATCGCCAGCGGCTCGGTGATGTTGCTGGATGCCGGCCAGTTGCCGACCGACACGCCCAGCACCGTGGTGGACTGCACCGGCAAGCGCCCACGTGTCATCCGCCCCGGCGCGATCCCGGCCTCCGTGCTCCGCGAGTCAGTGCCCGATCTCGTCGGCGATCGGTAG
- the ispD gene encoding 2-C-methyl-D-erythritol 4-phosphate cytidylyltransferase: protein MSRNVGVVIVAGGSGSRAGGSELKQLRWVAGKPMLLHSLQTFQQLPDVAMVVCVLPHQYAGDPPPWIFQSDSDRLLISVGGRTRAESVANGLEDLPAECTTVLVHDAARPLVDVAVIQRVIAEARKGHGAVAALPVVDTLKRVDADGRIVETVSRDALWRAQTPQGFPRELIERAHREAKDAGWHHEATDDAALCERLGIPVHVVRGSERALKVTEASDFARAEVLANWREEADA from the coding sequence ATGAGCCGCAACGTCGGCGTGGTGATCGTCGCCGGTGGCTCGGGCAGCCGCGCAGGCGGCAGCGAGCTCAAGCAACTGCGCTGGGTGGCCGGCAAGCCGATGCTGCTGCACTCGCTGCAGACGTTCCAGCAGCTGCCTGACGTCGCGATGGTCGTGTGCGTGCTGCCGCATCAGTACGCCGGTGATCCGCCGCCCTGGATCTTCCAGAGCGACAGCGACCGCCTGCTGATCTCCGTCGGCGGCCGCACGCGCGCCGAGTCGGTGGCGAACGGATTGGAGGATCTGCCCGCGGAGTGCACGACCGTGCTGGTGCACGATGCCGCGCGCCCGCTTGTGGATGTCGCGGTGATCCAGCGCGTCATCGCCGAGGCGCGGAAGGGCCACGGTGCCGTGGCCGCGCTGCCGGTCGTGGACACGCTCAAGCGCGTGGACGCCGACGGACGCATCGTCGAGACGGTCAGCCGCGACGCGCTGTGGCGCGCGCAGACGCCGCAGGGGTTCCCTCGAGAGCTCATCGAGCGTGCGCATCGCGAAGCCAAGGACGCAGGTTGGCATCACGAGGCCACCGACGACGCCGCGCTCTGCGAGCGTTTGGGCATTCCCGTGCACGTGGTGCGGGGCAGCGAACGCGCGCTCAAGGTGACCGAGGCGTCGGACTTCGCTCGCGCCGAGGTGTTGGCGAACTGGCGCGAGGAGGCGGATGCCTGA
- a CDS encoding shikimate dehydrogenase, translating to MSGAALPGRLVLLGHPVAHSLSPVFQQAALDAVGIPLSYELLDVAPAELGSVLESLRQAGAAGNVTVPHKEAVAERCARSATAELTGAVNAFRVSPAGVLEGENTDVLGFVRAVEALLPSPRPLRALRIIVLGAGGAASAVCAAARTWPGSQVVLVARTRERAERLAARWAGEVRVAASVPEAIAMLEGRPSLVVNATPVGLSGDAMPVDPRDLPAGCAVLDLTYRRGATPLVDAALRAGLPTSDGRRMLVEQGAAAFEFWLGVPAPRAVMWEALERL from the coding sequence GTGAGCGGCGCGGCGCTGCCGGGCCGGCTCGTCCTGCTGGGGCATCCAGTCGCGCACTCGCTCTCGCCCGTGTTCCAGCAGGCGGCGCTCGACGCCGTGGGCATTCCGCTGAGCTACGAGTTGCTGGACGTCGCGCCGGCGGAACTCGGCAGCGTGTTAGAGTCGCTCCGCCAGGCGGGCGCCGCAGGCAACGTGACGGTGCCGCACAAGGAAGCCGTGGCCGAGCGATGTGCACGTTCGGCAACGGCAGAACTGACTGGCGCCGTCAACGCATTCCGGGTCAGCCCCGCGGGCGTGCTCGAGGGCGAGAACACAGACGTCTTGGGCTTCGTGCGCGCCGTGGAGGCGCTGCTGCCGAGCCCGCGGCCGCTGCGAGCGCTCAGGATCATCGTGCTCGGCGCCGGTGGTGCTGCCTCGGCCGTCTGCGCCGCCGCCCGGACGTGGCCGGGCTCGCAGGTGGTGCTGGTTGCGCGCACGCGCGAGCGGGCGGAGCGCCTGGCGGCGCGCTGGGCCGGCGAGGTGCGTGTCGCCGCGTCGGTGCCGGAGGCAATCGCGATGCTCGAGGGCCGGCCGAGTCTGGTGGTGAACGCCACGCCCGTCGGCTTGAGCGGCGACGCGATGCCGGTGGATCCGCGCGACTTGCCCGCAGGCTGCGCCGTGCTCGACCTCACGTATCGGCGAGGGGCCACGCCGCTGGTGGACGCGGCGCTGCGCGCCGGGCTGCCCACGTCCGATGGCCGCCGGATGCTGGTGGAGCAGGGTGCGGCGGCCTTCGAGTTCTGGCTGGGCGTGCCGGCTCCGCGCGCCGTGATGTGGGAGGCGTTGGAACGGTTGTAG
- the radA gene encoding DNA repair protein RadA, with amino-acid sequence MKAKSVYRCTECGGESLKWQGRCDTCGEWNTLVEELAAPKVSAATKGAGAQRRLAGATAFGEGGQVLETPRLREVVGAEEHRLATGIAEFDFVLGGGVVPGAMVLVGGEPGIGKSTILLQVAARLEAAGHPTLYVSGEESPLQVKLRADRLGATAGAVSLLGETNLETILATAGNLRPAAMVVDSIQTVFTGDLEGAPGNVGQVRECAARLMRFAKETGTAVFVVGHVTKGGGIAGPKTLEHIVDTVLYFEGEGSADHRVLRATKNRFGSVDEIGVFRMTTQGLEAVENPSALFLGERSASPASGSAVTCLMEGSRPMLLEVQALAAKAGFGTPQRVSTGYDARRLALLLAVLDKRAGLSFAQLDVFLNAVGGVRVQEPAGDLAVAAALASSFYDKSLPADAIFLGEVGLGGEIRGISQAERRLSEAEKMGMRRAFVSERSRPKRVPKQLAIEVVPDVVALFRALFR; translated from the coding sequence GTGAAGGCCAAATCGGTCTATCGCTGCACCGAGTGCGGCGGCGAATCGCTCAAGTGGCAGGGCCGCTGCGACACCTGCGGCGAGTGGAACACGCTCGTTGAGGAGCTCGCCGCGCCCAAGGTGAGCGCGGCGACCAAAGGAGCGGGCGCGCAGCGGCGCCTCGCCGGCGCCACGGCCTTCGGCGAAGGGGGCCAAGTGCTCGAGACGCCGCGCCTGCGCGAAGTGGTCGGCGCAGAGGAGCACCGCCTGGCCACGGGCATCGCGGAGTTCGACTTCGTGCTCGGAGGCGGCGTGGTGCCCGGCGCAATGGTGCTCGTGGGTGGCGAGCCGGGCATCGGCAAGAGCACGATCCTGCTGCAGGTCGCCGCGCGTCTCGAGGCCGCCGGCCACCCAACGCTCTACGTGAGCGGAGAGGAATCGCCGCTGCAGGTGAAGCTGCGCGCCGACCGACTCGGTGCGACGGCGGGCGCGGTGTCGCTGCTCGGAGAGACGAATCTCGAGACCATCCTCGCGACGGCCGGCAATCTGCGTCCTGCGGCGATGGTCGTGGATTCCATCCAGACCGTCTTCACAGGCGACCTCGAAGGCGCGCCCGGCAACGTGGGGCAGGTGCGCGAGTGCGCGGCGCGATTGATGCGCTTCGCCAAGGAGACGGGCACGGCGGTGTTCGTTGTCGGGCACGTGACCAAGGGCGGCGGCATCGCCGGCCCGAAGACGCTCGAGCACATCGTGGACACGGTGCTGTACTTCGAAGGCGAGGGCTCGGCCGACCACCGCGTGCTGCGCGCCACGAAGAACCGCTTCGGCAGCGTGGACGAGATCGGCGTGTTTCGGATGACGACGCAGGGCCTCGAGGCGGTGGAGAATCCGTCGGCGCTGTTTCTCGGCGAGCGCAGTGCGTCGCCCGCGAGCGGCTCAGCGGTCACCTGCTTGATGGAAGGCTCGCGCCCGATGCTGCTCGAGGTGCAGGCGCTGGCCGCCAAGGCGGGCTTCGGCACGCCGCAACGCGTCAGCACCGGCTACGATGCACGGCGCCTGGCGCTGTTGCTGGCCGTGCTCGACAAGCGCGCGGGGCTCTCCTTCGCGCAACTCGACGTGTTCTTGAACGCCGTCGGTGGCGTGCGCGTGCAGGAGCCGGCCGGTGACCTGGCCGTGGCGGCGGCGCTGGCCTCGAGCTTCTACGACAAGTCACTCCCCGCTGACGCGATCTTCCTCGGCGAAGTTGGCCTTGGCGGCGAGATCCGCGGCATCTCTCAGGCAGAGCGCCGTCTCTCCGAAGCCGAGAAGATGGGAATGCGGCGCGCCTTCGTAAGCGAGCGCTCCCGGCCCAAGCGTGTGCCGAAGCAGCTGGCTATCGAAGTCGTGCCGGATGTCGTGGCGCTCTTCCGGGCGCTGTTCCGATGA
- the secG gene encoding preprotein translocase subunit SecG, translating into MYTFLIVVLIIDALILATAVLLQAGKGGGLAASFGGASSSSDSLLGTRQAGNILTKTSWWAGGIFIGLAFVLQIMSTRSRVPSSILDGAVAPSVQTAPSVAPAPEPGAQSAVPLTPAPTTPQPQP; encoded by the coding sequence GTGTATACGTTCCTCATCGTTGTTCTCATCATCGACGCGCTCATCCTCGCGACGGCCGTGTTGCTCCAGGCCGGCAAGGGTGGCGGACTCGCCGCGAGCTTTGGCGGTGCCTCGTCGTCGTCGGATTCGCTGCTCGGCACGCGTCAGGCCGGCAACATCCTGACCAAGACCAGTTGGTGGGCGGGCGGCATCTTCATCGGCCTCGCCTTCGTGCTGCAGATTATGTCGACGCGCTCGCGCGTCCCGTCGTCGATCCTCGACGGCGCCGTGGCGCCCTCGGTGCAGACGGCGCCGAGCGTCGCGCCGGCTCCTGAGCCGGGTGCCCAGTCGGCCGTGCCGCTGACGCCCGCCCCCACGACTCCTCAGCCCCAGCCGTGA
- the dnaB gene encoding replicative DNA helicase codes for MSSSPVEFSIARKGPPDAFADRRPPWSEDAERAVLAAMLLSGDAIVTALELVSEDSFYREGHRRLFRAMASLHNTGAVVDPLTLSNELEQRGDLQAAGGKEFIGGLLDEIPTAANVEHHCRIVRDKALRRRLIETATSLVREGHESPVDVAELLDLAEHKILELNDTRGNEGFVRIKSLLWSAMERIEVLRTAGGNLTGVPSGFMDLDKMTLGFQPSDLVIVAARPSMGKTAFVLNIAQYAAIEGNVPTAIFSLEMSTQSLLLRMLASEGYVDAQRLRSGQLTAQDASNLAKAAALLGQAPIWIDDSPGLSVLEVRSRARRLKSQSDIKLIVVDYLQLLSGPPNSESRQQEVSAISRSLKALAKELDVPVLALSQLSRASEQRGGENRRPQLSDLRDSGAIEQDADVVLFIYRPEMNERPYDDQGNARMVTGTTDIPLDGYAEVIVAKQRNGPTGHIRLHFRKSHTRFENWTNRQPEA; via the coding sequence ATGTCCAGCTCGCCCGTCGAATTTTCGATCGCCCGTAAGGGCCCACCCGACGCCTTCGCGGACCGCCGGCCCCCGTGGTCGGAGGACGCGGAGCGTGCCGTGCTCGCCGCGATGCTGCTCTCCGGCGACGCCATCGTCACGGCGCTCGAGCTCGTCAGCGAGGACTCGTTCTATCGCGAGGGGCATCGTCGGCTGTTTCGCGCGATGGCGTCCCTGCACAACACGGGAGCGGTCGTTGACCCACTGACGCTCTCGAACGAACTCGAGCAGCGCGGCGACCTGCAGGCGGCCGGCGGCAAGGAGTTCATCGGCGGGCTGCTGGACGAGATCCCGACGGCGGCGAACGTCGAGCATCACTGCCGCATCGTGCGGGACAAGGCCCTGCGCCGGCGGCTGATCGAGACGGCCACCTCGCTGGTCCGTGAGGGCCACGAGTCGCCGGTGGATGTCGCCGAGCTGCTGGACCTCGCCGAACACAAGATCCTCGAGCTGAACGACACGCGGGGCAACGAAGGCTTCGTGCGCATCAAGTCGCTGCTCTGGAGCGCGATGGAGCGCATCGAGGTGCTGCGCACGGCGGGCGGCAATCTCACGGGCGTGCCGTCGGGCTTTATGGATCTCGACAAGATGACGTTGGGCTTCCAGCCCTCGGACCTCGTCATCGTCGCGGCGCGTCCCTCGATGGGCAAGACGGCCTTCGTGCTCAACATCGCGCAATACGCGGCCATCGAAGGCAATGTCCCGACGGCGATCTTCTCGCTGGAAATGAGTACCCAGTCCCTCCTGCTGCGAATGCTCGCCTCGGAGGGATACGTGGACGCCCAACGCCTGCGCTCGGGCCAACTGACGGCCCAAGACGCCTCGAACCTCGCCAAGGCGGCTGCCCTGCTGGGGCAGGCGCCCATCTGGATCGACGACTCGCCCGGCCTCTCGGTGCTCGAGGTGCGTTCGCGCGCCCGACGCCTGAAGTCGCAGTCGGACATCAAGCTCATCGTCGTCGACTACCTGCAGCTGCTGTCCGGCCCGCCGAACTCCGAGAGCCGCCAGCAGGAAGTGTCGGCCATCTCGCGGTCGCTCAAGGCGCTGGCCAAGGAGCTCGACGTGCCGGTGCTCGCGCTGTCGCAGCTTTCGCGTGCCTCGGAACAGCGCGGCGGCGAGAACCGTCGCCCGCAGCTCTCGGACCTGCGCGACTCCGGCGCCATCGAGCAGGACGCCGACGTGGTGCTGTTCATCTACCGGCCGGAAATGAACGAACGGCCCTACGACGACCAAGGCAACGCGCGGATGGTCACCGGCACGACGGACATCCCGCTCGACGGCTACGCCGAGGTGATCGTCGCCAAGCAGCGTAACGGCCCGACCGGTCACATCCGCCTGCACTTCCGCAAGAGCCACACGCGGTTCGAGAACTGGACGAACCGCCAGCCCGAGGCCTGA
- the tpiA gene encoding triose-phosphate isomerase, whose protein sequence is MKSLVFAANWKMNQAPADAEAFMRAFTAQYARQQDRRVLFFPPSVSLAVCVAAVRQRADLECGVQNIHWEEKGAFTGEISASLARGAGARHVLVGHSERRHVFGESDEATGRKVAAAVKAGLTPMLCVGEQLAEREAGKTIDVVLRQLRAGFAAVEPASVATAMVAYEPVWAIGTGKTATPEDAAEVHAAIRAELIQMTGERGGAVPILYGGSVNRPNVEALIAVEDVDGVLVGGASLDAEVWLAIVRS, encoded by the coding sequence ATGAAGTCGCTCGTATTTGCTGCGAACTGGAAGATGAACCAGGCCCCCGCTGACGCGGAGGCCTTTATGCGCGCATTCACGGCGCAGTACGCACGGCAGCAAGACCGCCGCGTGTTGTTCTTTCCGCCGAGCGTCTCGCTCGCGGTGTGCGTGGCCGCGGTGCGGCAGCGCGCGGACCTCGAGTGCGGCGTGCAGAACATCCACTGGGAAGAGAAGGGTGCCTTCACCGGCGAGATCTCGGCGTCGCTGGCCCGCGGGGCTGGCGCACGGCACGTGCTGGTCGGACACTCGGAGCGGCGGCACGTGTTCGGCGAGTCCGACGAGGCGACGGGACGCAAGGTCGCGGCGGCGGTGAAGGCCGGGCTGACGCCGATGCTCTGCGTGGGCGAGCAACTCGCCGAGCGCGAGGCAGGCAAGACGATTGACGTGGTGCTACGCCAGTTGCGGGCCGGGTTCGCTGCGGTCGAGCCAGCATCTGTGGCGACGGCGATGGTGGCGTACGAGCCGGTGTGGGCGATCGGCACGGGCAAGACCGCCACCCCGGAGGATGCCGCCGAGGTGCACGCCGCCATCCGCGCCGAGTTGATCCAGATGACCGGCGAGCGGGGCGGGGCGGTGCCGATCCTCTACGGCGGGAGCGTGAATCGCCCCAACGTGGAGGCGCTCATTGCCGTGGAGGACGTGGACGGCGTGCTCGTGGGTGGAGCCAGCCTGGACGCCGAGGTCTGGTTGGCCATCGTGCGCAGTTGA
- the gap gene encoding type I glyceraldehyde-3-phosphate dehydrogenase — protein sequence MAATLRVGINGFGRIGRQVVRAAKERGAAFDIVAINDLTDTKTLAHLFTYDSVHGKFDGTVSYDADSITINGDTIKVLKEKDPALLPWKDLKVDVVLESTGRFTKADDAKKHIAGGAKKVIISAPATGEDITLVLGVNGDKYDAAKHTIVSNASCTTNCVAPMVKIVRDAFGMKHASMVTIHSYTNDQNILDLPHKDLRRARAAAVSMIPTSTGAAKATSLVIPEVKGKIDGTSIRVPTPDVSITELTVEVEKATTIAEVNAAFKAAAEGALKGIVGYSEEELVSCDYIGNPHSVVLDAKSTNVIDGTMVKVSGWYDNEWGYSSRCVDLLLMVGKSL from the coding sequence ATGGCCGCAACACTTCGCGTCGGCATCAACGGATTCGGCCGCATCGGCCGCCAGGTCGTCCGCGCCGCCAAGGAGCGCGGTGCCGCATTCGACATCGTCGCCATCAACGACCTCACCGACACCAAGACGCTCGCCCACCTGTTCACGTACGACTCCGTGCACGGCAAGTTCGACGGCACGGTGAGCTACGACGCCGACTCCATCACCATCAACGGCGACACGATCAAGGTCCTGAAGGAGAAGGACCCGGCGCTGCTGCCGTGGAAGGACCTCAAGGTCGACGTCGTACTCGAGAGCACCGGCCGCTTCACCAAGGCCGACGACGCCAAGAAGCACATCGCCGGCGGCGCCAAGAAGGTGATCATCTCCGCGCCCGCCACCGGTGAGGACATCACCCTCGTGCTCGGCGTCAACGGCGACAAGTACGACGCGGCGAAGCACACGATCGTCTCCAACGCCAGCTGCACCACGAACTGCGTGGCGCCGATGGTCAAGATCGTGCGCGATGCCTTCGGGATGAAGCACGCGTCGATGGTCACGATCCACAGCTACACCAACGACCAGAACATCCTCGACCTGCCGCACAAGGACCTGCGCCGTGCGCGCGCGGCGGCCGTCTCGATGATCCCGACCTCGACGGGCGCCGCCAAGGCGACCTCGCTGGTCATCCCCGAGGTGAAGGGCAAGATCGACGGTACGTCCATCCGCGTCCCCACGCCGGACGTGTCCATTACCGAGCTCACGGTGGAAGTGGAGAAGGCGACGACCATCGCTGAGGTGAACGCGGCCTTCAAGGCGGCTGCTGAGGGCGCGCTGAAGGGCATCGTCGGCTACTCCGAGGAGGAGCTGGTGAGCTGCGACTACATCGGCAACCCGCACTCGGTGGTGCTCGACGCCAAGAGCACGAACGTCATCGACGGCACGATGGTGAAGGTCTCCGGCTGGTACGACAACGAGTGGGGCTACTCCTCGCGCTGCGTGGACCTGCTGCTGATGGTCGGCAAGTCGCTCTGA